The genomic segment CCACCCGACTCGGCATAAAAAGGTGTTTCGTCCAGTAGTAGCAGGCCATCTTCACCCTCAGCAATTTGCTCGACCGGCTGCTGATCTCTGAAGAGCTGAACAATTTGCGCCTGCTGGCTAATTTTTTCATAGCCGGTAAAACAGGTTTTCTCATCGATGCGCTGCATCTCGTTATAGTCAACTGAGAACTGGCTCGCCTTCTTGGCCCGCTCACGCTGCTCAGCCATCGCCTTCTGGAAACCCTCTTCGTCGATACTGTAACCGCGATCCCTGACTACATCAGCGGTCAGATCGGCAGGGAAGCCATAGGTATCATAAAGCTTGAACACCATGGCACCGGGTATGACCCGCGTTTCACCCAGCAGCTCCAGCCCCTCTTCGAGGATCTGCAGACCCCGATCCAGAGTCTTGACGAACTGCTCCTCTTCGAGCTGCAGTACCCGCTCAACAACCGGCTGTTGACGCTTAAGCTCAGGGTAGGCATCAGCCATCAGCTGTGAGAGCTCCTCAACCAGCTTGAAGAAAAATACATCGCTCGCCCCAAGCTTACGGCCGTGGCGAACCGCACGACGAATGATCCGACGCAGGACATAGCCCCGCCCTTCGTTGGAGGGCATCACGCCATCGACAATCAAAAAGGCACAAGCGCGAATGTGATCGGCGATCACTCGCAGGGACTTATTCTCCAGATCATCGGTGCCAACAATGGCTGCTGCTGACTTGATCAATGCCTGGAACAGATCGATCTCATAGTTTGAGTGGACTTTCTGCACCACGGCCGCGATCCGCTCCAGCCCCATTCCGGTATCCACCGAAGGCTTAGGCAGAGGCTCCAGGGTGCCATCGCTCAAGCGGTTGTACTGCATGAACACTAGGTTCCAGATCTCGATGTAGCGATCGCCATCCTCTTCCGGCGTTCCGGGAGGTCCACCAGCCACATCTTCGCCGTGGTCGTAAAATATCTCGGTGCAGGGACCACAGGGACCTGTATCACCCATCTGCCAGAAGTTGTCCTTGGCACCGATGCGCGAAAAGCGCGCCGGATCCGCGCCCATCTCGTTGAGCCAGATATCCGCAGCCTCATCATCCTCTTCAAAGACGGTGATCCAAAGCTTCTCGGCCGGAAGCTTGAGCTCCTCGGTCAAAAAGTTCCAGGCAAAGCGGATCGCATCACGTTTGAAATAATCACCGAAGCTAAAGTTGCCCAGCATTTCAAAAAAGGTGTGGTGACGCGCGGTATAACCCACATTGTCGAGATCATTGTGTTTACCACCGGCCCTGACGCAACGCTGAGAGCTGGTCGCTCGGCTGTAACCACGGTCCTCCAGGCCCAGGAAAACATCTTTAAACTGGTTCATCCCCGCGTTGGTAAATAGCAAGGTTGGATCATTGTCCGGAACCAGCGAACTGGAAGCTACAACTTGGTGCCCTTTAGCACGAAAGAACTCGAGAAACGCAGTGCGGATCTCTGACGTGGTCATATACATGAATAATCCTGCTCAATGTCAGTCATCGAAGTGAAATCTTTACCGGGGATAAGATAAAGTAATCGAGGTCAAAGGTAAAACTGAAAGCTTGGAAATCGCATCAATTTCGAGCAAATTCGCAGTAGCTGGGTGAAATTAAGCTGAAATTGTTATGGAGGTGTTACTCGATAGCGGCCCGAGCCTGCTCCAGGCTAAAGCCACGCCCGACCAGAAAGCGGGTCAATTTGAGCTTTTGTTCCCGGGATAAGCTCCCGGTCTCTTGATGTGAAAGTTTCTTGTGGCAAGCCTTGACTGCCAATTCAAACCAGTCACATTCACTTAAGTTAAGTTGCTCCTCAACGAGCGCCCGGTCAATCCCTTTTGCACCGAGCTCGCTACGGATCCGGCTCGGGCCAAAGCCTTTAGCGGCCCGGGAGCGGATCCAGCACTCGGTATAGCGCGCCTCGTCAAGCCATCCCTGAGTGATGCAATATTCGATGGCTGACGAAGCAATTTCGGCGCAAAAACCTCGCTGAGCAAGCTTGAGCTTAAGCTCCTGGCGGCAGTGCTCCCGATAACTAAGCAGATTCAGCGATGCTGCGATCGCCTGCTTCAATACATCGGAACTCTCTGCCATCGGCTTTACAGGGCGGCCTGATCCTGAGAACTCAGAGATGACATCTCAACCTCAGCACCTTCGCTCGCCGCTCCTTCACTCATCTCAGTAGTCAGCAGCAGCTGACGCAGCTTAGTTTCGATCTCCTGAGCTATGGCACTGTTCTCTTTAAGATACTTGATAGAGTTCGCCTTACCCTGGCCTATCTTATCGCCGTTGTAGCTATACCAGGCGCCGGACTTATCGACAATCTTGTTCTTGACCCCAAGGTCGATGAGCTCACCCTCTTTGGAGATCCCTGCGCCATAGAGGATCTGGAACTCCGCCTGCTTGAATGGCGGTGCCACCTTGTTTTTGACCACCTTCACCCGGGTCTCGTTACCTACAACCTCATCACCCTCTTTGACGGCACCGGTGCGACGGATATCCAGGCGAACGGAGGAGTAGAACTTCAGGGCGTTACCACCCGTGGTGGTCTCAGGGTTACCAAACATCACACCGATCTTCATCCGGATCTGGTTGATGAAGATACACAGACAGTTGGCACTCTTGATGTTGGCGGTGAGCTTTCGCAGCGCCTGGGACATCAGACGCGCCTGCAGGCCCATGTGAGAGTCACCCATCTCACCCTCGATCTCCGCTTTTGGCGTCAGCGCGGCCACCGAGTCGACAATGATCACATCGACTGCCCCGGAGCGAACCAGCATGTCGCAGATCTCAAGAGCCTGCTCACCTGTATCCGGCTGAGAAACCAGCAGTTCATCAACATTAACCCCCAGCTTACCGGCATAGACAGGATCCAGGGCATGCTCAGCATCGACAAAAGCACAGGTTTTACCTACGCGCTGCGCTTCCGCAATCACCTGCAAGGTCAGAGTTGTCTTACCCGAAGATTCGGGACCAAAGATCTCGACAACCCTACCGCAGGGAAGCCCACCAACACCCAGGGCCACATCGATAGCCAGAGAGCCGGTCGAGATGGTTTCAACATCCAGAGCCTTTGAATCACCCAGGCGCATGATAGAGCCTTTGCCAAACTGCTTTTCGATCTGGCCGAGGGCCGCAGCCAGTGCCTTTTGTTTATTCTGATCCATGCATCACTCCAAACTTAAAATCGTTTTTACTGCTGTAAGTATACTGTTTATTTATACAGTATCAAGTTTCAAAGCCAATCCCTTCGAGCTGCTCATTGAGGCCCTCGAGGGCATAAAGCACCGCCTGCTCACGAACCGAGGCGCGATCGCCCTCAAAGTGGCAACATTCACTCCACCACTCATTATCCGGTGCTATATACCAGCTAAACCAGACCGTCCCCACCGGCTTTTCTGTGCTACCGCCATCGGGGCCGGCAATACCACTGATCGCCACAGCCACATCGGCCTGTGAATTCTCAACCGCCCCCCGGCTCATCTGCTGCACCACGGCATCACTGACCGCCCCATGCTCAAGGATTAATGGTTCCGCCACCCCAAGCATCTGCTGCTTGGACTCATTGCTATAGGTCACAAAGCCACACTCAAACCATTGTGAACTCCCAGCAATCGATGTGAGCGCATGAGCAACACCACCTCCGGTGCAAGACTCCGCGGTTGCCATCCTGAGGCCTCTGGCACTCAGTAAACGACCGGTAATATAGGCGGTCTGCTGCAGAACCTGCTCCATCGGCAATCTCCTTGATCCGTGTTGATTGTGGCGATTCTACCCTGTTGTGTGGATCCTCACCAGATACAGAGTTCACCAGCCAGCCAGTTCCTCCCGGATATATGCAAGAAAAATTAACATATCTGACAGATTTAATCGTTAACCACCCTCTAAGAAATTGGCTAATATTTATCCGTAACGATTTATATCTCATTTCATTGAATCAATAGGAGCAAGGATATGACCATTGATAAAGCAAGAGTCCAGCAGATTTTTCAAAACCTCGAAACAGGCGATGCCGATGCATTTTTCTCCCATGTCAGCCCGGACGTTGACTGGACCGTGATGGGAACCCATCCGCTGGCGGGCCACTACCGCACGCTGGATGCATTTCGCAAAAGTACCTTTGAGCGACTCACTCCCTGTCTGACTCAGCCGATCCAACTGGTGCTGCAACATATTTTCGTTGAAGGAAATACCGCCATTGTCGAGCTCCTCGCAACATCAAAATCACGTGCTGGATGGGACTTTGACAACCACTACTGCTGGATCGTCACCTTTGCCGATCACACCATTGTTGAAGTTCGGGCTTATCTGGATTCTGCCATGGTCGCCAAACTAATCACCGAACACGAGGCATAAGGCTAGGCTCTGTTGACGTTTCAATTTTGAACCTGTTGCCCCTGAAAGTGCTCTGCTCGCGACGCGAATCACGCGGTTTAGTTGCTCTAAATAAGTGATGAGCAACAATGAACAGGGCTTTTTCAGGCGCAACACGAAGGGCCGTGGTTATTTTTCCACCCAACTACGTTATCAGATGCTCATGTAGAACAACTACACCACACATCTTTTGCCTTGCTGGTTGAAAAAATGACCAACTGCAGAACCAAATCTGAAACGTCAACAGAGCCTAAAGATCCGATAGCTCTTACAGCGAGATGTTCAGATTAAGTAACATCCATTTTAAATTAACGTTAAACCCTATATACTTCCCGGGTTATTTCGGAGTTCATTCATAACCCGGAGCAGGATCCGGGTTCTGTCGTAAAGGAGTAGATCGTGCTTGAAGCCTACCGTAAACATGTAGCGGAGCGAGCCGCACAGGGGATCGTTGCCCAACCTCTCAATGCCGGACAGGTCGCAGAATTAATCAATCTCATCAAACAGCCCCCGGCGGGAGAAGAGGAATTTCTTCTTGAGCTACTCAGTGAACGCATTCCTCCGGGAGTTGATGAAGCTGCCTACATTAAAGCAGGCTTTTTGACTGCAATCGCCAACGCAGAGGTGAGCTCGCCTATTCTGAGTGCAGAGCGTGCCGTCGAACTGTTAGGCACCATGCAGGGGGGTACAACATAGAGCCCCTGATTAAGCTGCTGGACAACCCAACTCTTGCTGCAACCGCCGCGAAGCAACTTTCATCCACCCTGCTGATGTTTGATGCATTCCATGACGTGGCAGAAAAGGCCAAATCAGGAAATGCTTACGCGCAGCAGATCCTCCAGTCCTGGGCCGATGGCCAGTGGTTCACCGATCGTCCCGAGGTGCCTGAAAAGATCACAGTCACCGTATTCAAGGTTCCAGGCGAAACCAACACTGATGATCTTTCCCCGGCCCAGGATGCCTGGTCTCGCCCGGATATTCCGCTGCATGCCCTAGCGATGCTCAAGAACCCAAGACCCGGGCTGGATGGCAACCCCCTGGAAGTCATTGAGCAGCTCAAAACCAAGGGTTACCCGGTTGCCTATGTGGGCGATGTTGTCGGTACCGGATCCTCACGTAAATCTGCCACCAACTCAGTGCTCTGGCATATGGGGGATGCGATCCCTCATGTGCCGAACAAGAAGGCCGGCGGCTATGTACTGGGGGGCAAAATAGCTCCTATCTTCTTTAACACCATGGAAGATGCGGGCGCCCTGCCAATTGAGTGTGATGTCAGTGCACTCAAGATGGGAGATGTCATCGATATCTATCCCTACCAGGGGCTTATCAAGGATCACAACAGTGGCAGCACCATTAGTGAGTTTGAGCTTAAAACCGATGTGCTGCTCGACGAGGTTCGGGCCGGTGGTCGGATCCCACTGATTATCGGTCGGGGCCTGACCGATAAGGCCCGTGAAACCCTGGGACTGGAGCAGGATAATCTGTTCAAACGTCCCGCCGCGGTTGCCGCATCCGATAAGGGATTCACTCTGGCACAGAAAATGGTAGGCCGCGCCTGTGGCGTCGAGGGGATCCGTCCCGGCCAGTATTGTGAACCCAAGATGACCACGGTCGGCTCTCAGGATACCACGGGCCCGATGACCCGGGATGAGCTCAAAGATCTGGCCTGTCTTGGCTTTAGTGCCGATCTGGTGATGCAATCGTTCTGTCACACCGCAGCCTACCCTAAGCCGGTGGATGTTCAGACCCATCACACCCTGCCTGATTTCATCAAAAACCGCGGTGGTGTGTCACTGCGCCCCGGAGATGGTGTTATTCACTCCTGGCTGAACCGGATGCTGCTACCGGATACCGTGGGAACCGGGGGGGACTCCCACACCCGCTTCCCACTTGGGATCTCCTTCCCGGCGGGCTCTGGATTGGTCGCCTTTGCTGCAGCAACTGGGGTGATGCCACTGGATATGCCGGAATCTATCCTGGTACGTTTTAAAGGCAAGATGCAGCCCGGTATCACCCTGCGCGATCTGGTGCATGCGATTCCCTACGCCGCGATTCAAAAAGGTCTGCTAACCGTCGAAAAAGAGGGGAAAAAGAATGCTTTCTCCGGGCGGGTCATTGAGATCGAGGGGCTGTCCGATCTTAAAGTCGAGCAGGCCTTTGAACTTGCCGATGCTACTGCCGAGCGCTCGGCGGCCGGTTGTACCATCAAGCTGGATGAAGCTCCGGTCATCGAATATCTCAAATCCAATGTGGTGATGCTCAAATGGATGATCGCCGAAGGTTATGGCGATCGCCGCACCATTGAGCGGCGTATTGAGGCGATGGAGGCCTGGCTGGCCAAGCCTGAGCTCCTGTCTGCCGATGCCAACGCCGAGTATGTCGAAGTGCTGGAGATCGATCTCAGCGAGATCAAACAGCCGATTCTGTGTGCGCCAAACGACCCGGATGATGCCAAGTTGCTGTCCGACGTTGCCGGTGAAACCATAGATGAGGTGTTTATCGGCTCCTGCATGACCAATATCGGGCACTTTCGCGCGGCGGGTAAACTGCTGGAGCGCTTTGAGGGCCAGCTACCGGGCCGTTTGTGGCTGGCACCGCCAACCAAGATGGATCAGGCGCAGCTCACCGAAGAGGGCTACTACAGCACCTTCGGTAAGGCGGGGGCTCGCATCGAGATCCCGGGTTGCTCTTTGTGTATGGGGAACCAGGCGCGGGTGGCCGATGGTGCTACCGTGGTCTCGACCTCGACCCGCAACTTCCCGAACCGTTTGGGGACCGGGGCCAATGTCTACCTTGCCTCGGCTGAGCTTGCCGCGGTTGCGGCCATCTTGGGGCGCCTGCCGACCCCGGCCGAGTATCAGGACTATGCCCACCATATCGATATGGTCGCCGCAGACACCTATCGCTACCTCAATTTCAATGAGCTTCCAAGCTATACCGAAATTGCCGATGAGGTAATAGTGCAAAAACCGGCATAAGCGCCCACAAAAAGAGCCCCATAAGGGGCTCTTTTTTTATATATCCCAGGCTAGCGGGCTATCTCTCGATACGAATCATCAGGGTCGCGGCTATGTTGCGCGCGGTTAGCTCAATATTCTGTGCCGCCAGCTCCAATGCCTCGGGCAGGCTGCAGGCACTATTGACCACGGAAAATACCGCATCCAGACCATGCTGATGCACCACGCCACAATCGGGGCTCAGGCAACCCGCTATCCCGATCACCGGCTTACCCTGCTCCCTGGCGACTCGCGCAATGCCGACGGGGGTCTTACCATGAACGCTCTGGCTATCGATCCGCCCCTCGCCGGTGATCACCAGATCTGCATCCATGAGTGCATCCCTGAACTTCAGCGCATCCATCACGATCTCGATACCCGGCCTAAGCTCTGCGGCCAGGCAACCTAACAGCGCCGCTCCCATGCCTCCGGCGGCGCCGGCTCCGGCGCAGTGCAACACTTGGTTGCCGGTGCACTCCTGAATACAGGAGGCGTAATGGGCCAGGTGACGATCAAGCTGCTCGACCATCTCGGGAGTCGCCCCTTTTTGCGGACCAAAAACTGCCGAGGCGCCCTTGGGGCCACACAGGGGATTATCCACGTCACAGGCTATCTGCAATGAAACCTCAGACAACCGGGGATCCAGTCCCTGCAGCTTTATCCGGTCAAGCTCGGCCAGTCCAGCACCGCCGGGGGCGATCCTTTGGCCCTCTTTGGTGAGAAGTTCGGCCCCTAAAGCCTGTAGCATTCCGGCGCCACCATCATTGGTAGCACTGCCACCTATGCCAAGAATAATTTTTTGCACTCCATGATCCAGTGCCCGGAGGATCAGCTCACCGGTTCCAAAACTGCTGGTTTGAAGCGGGTTTCGCTGCCTGGGTTCAACCAGATGCAAGCCGGAAGCTGCCGCCATCTCAATCACCGCCGTCTCACCATCGCCGAGCACCCCGAAAAAGCCCTCAACCGGCTGACCCAGCGGATCTCTGACCCAAGCCTTGATGAGCTGGCCCGAGGTCGCATCGATCATCGACTGTACGGTTCCCTCCCCTCCATCGGCCATCGGTAGCTTAAGATAGCTTACCTCGGGCAATACCTGGCGAAATCCCTTTTCGATGGCATCACAGACCCCCATCGCAGACAAGCTCTCCTTATAGGAATCGGGCGCGATTACAATCTTCATCAAAATCTCCTTAGATAAACCAGCCAAATACGCCAAAGATCAAGGTCGACACTATGGTCATGATCAATCCCACCGCCGACTCATAGGGCATCAATTTGAGCCGCTCTTTAACCCCCATGGAGACGCTCCCTCCCGAGGAGTGGAAAAAGCTACCATGGGGCATATGGTCAAAAACAGTTGCCCCGGCATGGATCATCGCCGCACTGGCCAGGGCCGGAACCCCCATAGAGAACAGGGTATGGCTAAATACGTTAGATGCCACGACGGTACCGGCCGTGGTTGAAGCCGTAGCCAAAGACATCAGCATTCCGCTAAAGGGAGCCAGCAGGTAGGCAGGTAATCCGGTGGATGTCAGCCCGTTAATCAGCAGATCCTTGAGGCCCGAGTTGGCGATGATCCCAGCCAGGGTGCCGGTTCCGAGCAGCATGATGGCAACCGGAGCCATCCGGCTTAACCCGGACACCGAGTACTCATTGAGGCTGGTCCAGCGGCGCATCACCAACACGCCCACCATTCCTCCCAGAGGCAGAGCAATCATGGGATCCACATTGATGCCGAACAGGGGGCGCAGCGCCAGCAGAATGATCGCCACCAGCGGCGCTGTGATAGAGCAGGCAAAGGAGGGAAGCTCACTGCGATCAACCTCAATCACCTCATGGGCAGCAACAAAGCTGCCACGGTTCACCAGCTTAGAGGCGATGAGGTAAGCGGCGAACATCCCGATGAGCCCCGGGATCACCCCGGCGGCCATCACTGAGGTCAGGGGAAGATGAAATGCATCGGCGGCTGCAATCGCATTGGGATTGGGCGACATGATGTTGCCCGCCTTGCCACCACCTATCATAGCCAGCAACACCGCGGTTTTTGAGATATTGGTACGCCTTGCGATCGCAAGACCTATGGGGGCTACCGTAATCACCGAGACATCAACAAACACCCCAACTGCGGTAAGGATCATGGTCGCCAGCGCCAGGGCTAACAGGGCCCGGGTCTCACCCAGCTTACCCACTATGGTTTCTGCAATACTGGTCGCAGCCCCCGACTCAATCAAAACCCCGGCCAGCACACCGGCGGCCAAAATTCGCATTACGGCGGTGACTATGCCCTGAGCCCCGTGGATCATCAACTCAACCGTATGCACCAGACCGGCGCCACCAATCAATCCGCCAATCAGGGCACCAATAATCATTCCATAGGCGGGGGGACTTTTCTAAGAATGAGAGCGATGGCAATGATAAGCGCCACAATCGCTCCAAGAGAGCTCACTTCAACCATGATGACAACCTTGCTGAATAACTATTCGGGCATTATCCAAAAGCTTGCGGCAATAATCTTTATTCAATTTCACAAAAAATAACTGGCTGATTAGTTATTTATTGGAACAATTCACAATTAGAATTAGATTTTAAGTGCCAGGTAGAGCTGCAGAAGATCATCTAACTGATTGAGATCCAATGCAGTTATCTGCTGTATCTGGTTCAGCCGATAGCGAAGGGTGTTGGGGTGAATATGCAGGGATCGGGCGGCGTGATTGAGATCACAACTCTGATCTAAATAATGTTTCAGGGTTTTGCGCAGCTGCTTTTTGGGGTCCTGCTGCTGCAATTTTTGCAAAGGAGCCCTGAGCTGTTCGAGCTTCCAGGGGCTATAGCAGTGATCAAGCAATACAGCTAACCGATAGTCCTGGTAAAAATAGATCCGTTTTCCAGGATGCTTGATCCGTCCAGCCCTCAGGGTCGCAGTGGCGGTCTGGTAGGATTGAGCCAGTCCCTGGACCCCGGGGAAATAGTGCCCCAGCGCGATATCGACCTCAAACTTGTGACGGGTTGCCCGCTCAATGAGCTCTTTTGCCTTTTTGCGCTCCAGCTCAACCTGCCATACTCCTTCATCGAGCTGGATCGGCTTTAACACTACGGCTTCCTGCAAGGAACTGATCGCCACCAGGTTGTGCCTCTCTGGATGCTCCAGTAGCTGCACCAGCTCGCGCAGCGAACCACTTGCCGCCTCCTCTGCCTCACGCAAAGAGACTATTGCAACCACCCGGGGAAGACTCAGATCGATTCCCAGATGGCGGGCCAGACTTTGCAGAGACTCGCTTCGGGAGGGTTCCTTGACCAGTTGCAGAATAAGCTCTTCACGATGGCGCCGGTCCCACTGGATCTCTTCGAGCAGGGCGGCCTGCTCTATGATGAGCTCAGCCGTCATCCGAACAAACTCACCATAGCGGCGCACCGTCTCGGGAGCACCTGAGATCCCAACCACCCCCAGAAGCTGCTGGTGAAAAGCGATCGGCAGATTGATTCCGGGGCGAACCCCATGCAGCCGGTTTGCCATCGACTGATCGATCTCAACCACCCGGTTCTCAGCAAGGGCCAGTACCGCGCCCTCGTGGCGCTCACCTAAACGGGAAAGATCACCGGAGGCGATGATCTGACCCTGGGCATCCATCACGTTCACCGACTCATCGACGATCTGCATCGAACGCTCAACGATCTGCCTGGCAATTCGATGATCGAGCTGCATGACTAAAAAGGTCTAGAGGGTGAACTCAAACAACGCCAAAACCGAGCGATACAGCTCTTCGGTCTTAGAGGCGGACAGAGGGGTTATAAAGATGGTGTCATCACCGGCAATGGTTCCCAGGATCCCCTCGGCCTTGCCAAGAGAATCAAGCAGGCGGGCGATCAGCTGCGCCGCACCCGGACTGGTATGAATCACCACCATGGCACCGTTGTGGTCAATATCGGTCACCAGGCTTTTGAGTTGACTGGTGGGGGTTGGTACCCCGAGCTCGACCGG from the Dongshaea marina genome contains:
- the alaS gene encoding alanine--tRNA ligase, with product MYMTTSEIRTAFLEFFRAKGHQVVASSSLVPDNDPTLLFTNAGMNQFKDVFLGLEDRGYSRATSSQRCVRAGGKHNDLDNVGYTARHHTFFEMLGNFSFGDYFKRDAIRFAWNFLTEELKLPAEKLWITVFEEDDEAADIWLNEMGADPARFSRIGAKDNFWQMGDTGPCGPCTEIFYDHGEDVAGGPPGTPEEDGDRYIEIWNLVFMQYNRLSDGTLEPLPKPSVDTGMGLERIAAVVQKVHSNYEIDLFQALIKSAAAIVGTDDLENKSLRVIADHIRACAFLIVDGVMPSNEGRGYVLRRIIRRAVRHGRKLGASDVFFFKLVEELSQLMADAYPELKRQQPVVERVLQLEEEQFVKTLDRGLQILEEGLELLGETRVIPGAMVFKLYDTYGFPADLTADVVRDRGYSIDEEGFQKAMAEQRERAKKASQFSVDYNEMQRIDEKTCFTGYEKISQQAQIVQLFRDQQPVEQIAEGEDGLLLLDETPFYAESGGQVGDTGLIRLDGGVFAVTDTRKVGNAFVHKGYMELGTLKIGDSVLAEVDEDRRKGIALNHSVTHLLHAALRNILGEHVTQKGSLVGSERMRFDFSHFEGVSAGTIRAIEDWVNKQIRANHQVKTQLMDLEQAKASGAMALFGEKYDEKVRVVTMGDVSTELCGGTHVGQTGEIGVFRILSEGGIAAGIRRIEAVSGQAAIDFMHQVAEEVDEVIHLVKGDRFSIAARVQQAIDRSRLLEREIEQLKAKLASQAGHGLLEQVVEINGSKVLVALLEEADPKGLRQSVDELKNKLGEAIIVLGTHQNGKVSLIAGVTKGLTSSVKAGELVNMVAQRVGGKGGGRPDMAQAGGNRPEALKGALDSVHSWLEDKL
- a CDS encoding regulatory protein RecX, with the translated sequence MAESSDVLKQAIAASLNLLSYREHCRQELKLKLAQRGFCAEIASSAIEYCITQGWLDEARYTECWIRSRAAKGFGPSRIRSELGAKGIDRALVEEQLNLSECDWFELAVKACHKKLSHQETGSLSREQKLKLTRFLVGRGFSLEQARAAIE
- the recA gene encoding recombinase RecA; amino-acid sequence: MDQNKQKALAAALGQIEKQFGKGSIMRLGDSKALDVETISTGSLAIDVALGVGGLPCGRVVEIFGPESSGKTTLTLQVIAEAQRVGKTCAFVDAEHALDPVYAGKLGVNVDELLVSQPDTGEQALEICDMLVRSGAVDVIIVDSVAALTPKAEIEGEMGDSHMGLQARLMSQALRKLTANIKSANCLCIFINQIRMKIGVMFGNPETTTGGNALKFYSSVRLDIRRTGAVKEGDEVVGNETRVKVVKNKVAPPFKQAEFQILYGAGISKEGELIDLGVKNKIVDKSGAWYSYNGDKIGQGKANSIKYLKENSAIAQEIETKLRQLLLTTEMSEGAASEGAEVEMSSLSSQDQAAL
- a CDS encoding CinA family protein; translated protein: MPMEQVLQQTAYITGRLLSARGLRMATAESCTGGGVAHALTSIAGSSQWFECGFVTYSNESKQQMLGVAEPLILEHGAVSDAVVQQMSRGAVENSQADVAVAISGIAGPDGGSTEKPVGTVWFSWYIAPDNEWWSECCHFEGDRASVREQAVLYALEGLNEQLEGIGFET
- a CDS encoding nuclear transport factor 2 family protein produces the protein MTIDKARVQQIFQNLETGDADAFFSHVSPDVDWTVMGTHPLAGHYRTLDAFRKSTFERLTPCLTQPIQLVLQHIFVEGNTAIVELLATSKSRAGWDFDNHYCWIVTFADHTIVEVRAYLDSAMVAKLITEHEA
- a CDS encoding glycerate kinase; amino-acid sequence: MKIVIAPDSYKESLSAMGVCDAIEKGFRQVLPEVSYLKLPMADGGEGTVQSMIDATSGQLIKAWVRDPLGQPVEGFFGVLGDGETAVIEMAAASGLHLVEPRQRNPLQTSSFGTGELILRALDHGVQKIILGIGGSATNDGGAGMLQALGAELLTKEGQRIAPGGAGLAELDRIKLQGLDPRLSEVSLQIACDVDNPLCGPKGASAVFGPQKGATPEMVEQLDRHLAHYASCIQECTGNQVLHCAGAGAAGGMGAALLGCLAAELRPGIEIVMDALKFRDALMDADLVITGEGRIDSQSVHGKTPVGIARVAREQGKPVIGIAGCLSPDCGVVHQHGLDAVFSVVNSACSLPEALELAAQNIELTARNIAATLMIRIER
- a CDS encoding sugar diacid recognition domain-containing protein, with product MQLDHRIARQIVERSMQIVDESVNVMDAQGQIIASGDLSRLGERHEGAVLALAENRVVEIDQSMANRLHGVRPGINLPIAFHQQLLGVVGISGAPETVRRYGEFVRMTAELIIEQAALLEEIQWDRRHREELILQLVKEPSRSESLQSLARHLGIDLSLPRVVAIVSLREAEEAASGSLRELVQLLEHPERHNLVAISSLQEAVVLKPIQLDEGVWQVELERKKAKELIERATRHKFEVDIALGHYFPGVQGLAQSYQTATATLRAGRIKHPGKRIYFYQDYRLAVLLDHCYSPWKLEQLRAPLQKLQQQDPKKQLRKTLKHYLDQSCDLNHAARSLHIHPNTLRYRLNQIQQITALDLNQLDDLLQLYLALKI
- the argR gene encoding transcriptional regulator ArgR; the encoded protein is MKNTEKQEKLHKAFKALLKEERFGSQQEIVDALKEMGFDHINQSKVSRMLSKFGAVRTRNTRMEMVYCLPVELGVPTPTSQLKSLVTDIDHNGAMVVIHTSPGAAQLIARLLDSLGKAEGILGTIAGDDTIFITPLSASKTEELYRSVLALFEFTL